The genomic DNA ATGGTGAGCACCAGTTCGAAGTACTTTCTACCAACGGCGACACGTTCCTTGGTGGTGAAGACTTCGACGGCCGCATCATCGACTACCTCGTAGCTGAATTCAAGAAAGACAGCGGCATTGACCTTTCTAAAGACTCACTCGCGCTGCAACGCCTGAAAGAAGCTGCAGAAAAAGCGAAGATTGAGCTGTCATCAAGCCAGCAGACCGAAATCAACCTGCCATACATCACTGCAGATGCTTCTGGCCCTAAACACCTCAACATCAAGTTGAGCCGTGCTAAGCTTGAGTCTTTGGTAGACGAGCTGATTCAGCGCACACTTGAGCCTTGCAAAATGGCACTTAAAGATGCAGGCCTATCCAGCAGCGACATCAAAGACGTCATCCTCGTCGGCGGTCAGACCCGCATGCCTAAAGTACAAGAAGCAGTTAAAAACTTCTTCGGCAAAGAGCCTCGTAAGGACGTCAACCCTGATGAAGCAGTTGCTATGGGTGCCGCTATCCAAGGTGGGGTTCTTGGTGGTGATGTTAAAGACGTACTGCTGCTCGACGTTACTCCACTGTCACTTGGTATTGAAACCATGGGCGGCGTAATGACCAAGCTGATTGAGAAGAACACTACCATCCCAACCAATGCGGAACAGGTATTCTCAACTGCTGAAGATAACCAAACTGCGGTAACCATCCATGTTCTGCAAGGTGAGCGTCAGCAAGCCAGCGCCAACAAATCACTTGGCCGCTTCGACCTGACTGACATCCGCCCTGCACCACGCGGCATGCCACAGATCAAGGTAACCTTCGACATCGATGCCAACGGTATCTTAAACGTCTCTGCTAAAGACAATGAAACCGGCAAAGAGCAGTCTATCGTCATCAAGGCAAACTCTGGCCTATCGGATGAAGAAGTCGAGCAAATGGTCAAGGATGCTGAAGCACACGCTGAAGAAGACAAGCGCTTCCAGGAAACCGTCACTGCCAAGAACAGTGCTGAGTCCATGATTCATGGGGTAGAAAAGTCCCTTGAAGACCTCGGTGATGACGTCAGTGCCGAAGAACGTGAAGCTGCGGAAAACGCGATCAAGGAACTGCGTGAAGCCATTGCGGCAAACGATCTGGACGCGATCAACAGCAAGACTGAAGCATTGACTGAAGCATCTGGCCCTGTCATGCAAAAAGCCTACACCAAGATGGCTCAAGAGCAGCAAGGTAGCGAAAGTGAAGCCGGTGCACAAAGCCAGCAAAATGATGATGTAGTCGATGCAGACTTTGAAGAAGTTAAAGACAAAAAAGACAATCAGTAATCACTGATTAACCACATAAACTTGGGGCGGGTAACCGCCCCAACTTAATTATCGGGCGATTATGGCAGACAAAGACTTATACAAAATACTCGGCATCAGCAAAGGTGCTTCCAAAGAGGAAATCAAAAAAGCCTACCGAAAAATGGCGGCCAAGCACCATCCGGATAGAAATCCCGGTGATGCAGAAGCAGAGCAACGCTTTAAAGACGTCAAAAAGGCCTATGAGATCCTCTCAGACGACCAGAAACGCGCCGTCTACGATCAGCATGGTTTTGACGCTGCTAGTGGCAACGGACCAGGAGGCTTTGGCGCAGGTGGCTTTGGTGGCGGCAACTTCAGCGATATCTTTGGTGACGTCTTTGGTGACATATTTGGCGGTGGCCGACAAGGTGGCCAACGACAAAACCGCGGTCGTGACCTCGCTTATGAATTAGATTTATCACTTGAGGAAGCTGTCGCAGGCTGCGAAAAAACGCTGCGCATTCCAACTCAGGTAGCCTGTAAGCAGTGTGATGGCAGTGGCGCTACAGAGAAATCCAGTAAGCGCACTTGCCCAAGCTGCCAAGGTGCTGGCCAAGTACGCATGCAACAAGGATTCTTTTCTATTGCACAGACTTGCCCGAACTGTAAAGGCAAAGGTCAGCTGATCGAGAATCCATGTGACCGTTGCCACGGCGACGGGCGCGTACGCGAACAGAAAAACCTCACCGTCAGCATTCCAGCTGGTGTTGATACCGGAGACCGTATCCGCTTATCTGGTGAAGGTGAAGCTGGTGAAAATGGTGCGCCGTCCGGTGACTTGTTCGTCGAAGTGCGCGTACGCAAGCACGCCATCTTTACTCGTGAAGGCGACGATTTGCATTGTGAAATGCCGATCAGTTTCGTCACTGCGTGTCTTGGTGGTGAACTTGAAGTCCCTACCCTCTCAGGCCGCGTTAACCTGACCATCCCAGCCGAAACGCAAACCGGCAAAACGTTCCGCTTGCGCGGCAAAGGTGTCAAGTCGGTACGCAGCCGTAGCGAAGGTGACCTGTATTGCACAGTCAATATAGAAACACCTGTCAAACTTTCTTCCAAACAGAAAGAATTGCTTGAAGAATTCGGCAAGACTATTGAAGAAGGCGGTAACCGCCATGCACCGAAGGAAAAAGGCTTTTTTGACAGCGTCAAGAGCTTTTTCGACAATCTCTAATTATTCTGACTATCAAAACCGCCCGCAATGCTCTAGGCATTGCGGGCTTTTTAGTTTATAAAGACAAAAAAATTAGAGGTGATGAACAGGATGCCCACAAAATTCATACATCACTTTGGTATTGTGTCTTCACTTGCCACGTATGGAGTGTGTGGGATATTGGCTATAGCAACACATCAAACTTCTGCATGAAAAAGGGATTACCATGTATTTTGTCGATAACCAAAACCACTATGACGCCAGCACCAATATTGCGCTGGAAACCTATCTTGTTGAAAACCGCCTTGTCGATGAACCTATCCTGCTGTTTTACATAAATGATCCATCGATTATTATCGGGCGCAATCAAAACACCATCGAAGAAATCAACCGCGAATACGTCGGGGAGCACAACATCAATGTCGTGCGCCGGATGTCCGGTGGTGGCGCGGTATATCACGACCGCGGCAACCTCTCATTCTGCTTTATCAAGGATGATGATGGCTCATTTCGCGACTTTAACAGCTTCACCCGACCAGTGATCGAAGCCCTACACCATATGGGCGTCAATGGCGCTGAATTGCGTGGGCGAAACGACTTGGTAATCGGTGATAAAAAGTTTTCCGGCAATGCCATGTATGTGCAAAAAGGTCGCATGACCGCACACGGCACCATCCTCTACGACAGCGACCTCGATGTCGTCACCGAAGCACTCAAGCCCGCCCAAGAAAAGATCATTTCCAAAGGTATTAAATCCATTCGCAGCCGTGTCACCAATATCAAGCCACACATGAATAAAAAGTGGCAGCAGATCAGCACAGAAGAATTGCGAGATCAGCTGTTGCTGTATATTTTTGGGGTAGAAAAGCGTGAAGATGTCAAAGAATACATCTTGACTGAGGAAGATTGGGCAGCTGTTGAAAAAATCCGTGCTGAACGCTTTGCCAACTATGACTGGAACTACGGACGCTCGCCCAAATTTGAGCTTCAGCGGCGTAAAAAATTTGACGCTGGCTTGGTCGATATCCGCCTTAACGTTGAAAAAGGCCACATCACCGACCTGAAAATCTACGGTGATTTCTTCGGCCTCGGTAACATCGCCGACGTTGAGCAAGCCCTGATTGGCACAGCCTATGAGCGTAGCCACATCGAGCAAGCTTTACAAGGCATAGACGTACAAAAGTATTTTGGCAACATCAGCGAGGAAGAGCTGGTCACGCTAATTTATTAAGCCTTTCTACAGCCCTCTGCCAAATAGATACACCTTAATATTTACATATAGCTGAACGATTTTAAATTTCATACAAGGCGCTGGGCACCCACGAAAAATACTAATGTATTTTTCGTGGGTGCCCGCATTGGCGCGAGCAGTACAACCAGTACGGTAAGACAATAAACGCTGTATGCGATTTATAAGGTGTTTGGCTATAACGTATCTACTTTGCAAGGGCGCTCTATAAGATCAGATCAAGCGGCTAATCCGGCTTACTCAATGTTTTGCACCTGCTCGCGCATTTGCTCAATCAACACTTTCAGGTCAACCGCTGCACGGCTGATCAACTGATCGCTGGACTTAGAACCCAGCGTATTCGCCTCGCGGTTAAACTCCTGCATCAAAAAATCGAGGCGACGGCCAATCGATCCTTTCTGCGCCAAGGTTTTCCGCGTTTCTGCAACGTGGAAATCAAGGCGATCAATTTCTTCAGCAACGTCCGCATGCGACAGCAAATAAACCAGCTCTTGCTCAAAGCGCTGTTGATCGATCTCGATCTGGAGCACCGCAATCTTATCGCGCAAATCCTGCTCAATTTTTGCCTGCACCTGCGGATAATGTGCGCGCACCGCCGCGACTTGCTCTGCAACGCTATCAAGGCGCTCATTGATCGCGCTTGCCATCGCCTCACCTTCCGCCGCGCGTACACGCAGCAACTCATCAACAGCCTCGGCAAAAACAGCCATAATCGCTTCATCATCTGGTAAGCCAGCCTCACTGCTGT from Cardiobacteriaceae bacterium TAE3-ERU3 includes the following:
- a CDS encoding YicC family protein is translated as MRHGMTAFARVYQQIGDYRVQVEVRSVNHRYLELSPRIGEHWRHLEAPMRERLQRMLKRGKVDFWLTVEAAGQAALPSLNESVLQMWIERLEAHRYESLGKPDWSVLLKLPGVLNDSSEAGLPDDEAIMAVFAEAVDELLRVRAAEGEAMASAINERLDSVAEQVAAVRAHYPQVQAKIEQDLRDKIAVLQIEIDQQRFEQELVYLLSHADVAEEIDRLDFHVAETRKTLAQKGSIGRRLDFLMQEFNREANTLGSKSSDQLISRAAVDLKVLIEQMREQVQNIE
- the dnaJ gene encoding molecular chaperone DnaJ, which translates into the protein MADKDLYKILGISKGASKEEIKKAYRKMAAKHHPDRNPGDAEAEQRFKDVKKAYEILSDDQKRAVYDQHGFDAASGNGPGGFGAGGFGGGNFSDIFGDVFGDIFGGGRQGGQRQNRGRDLAYELDLSLEEAVAGCEKTLRIPTQVACKQCDGSGATEKSSKRTCPSCQGAGQVRMQQGFFSIAQTCPNCKGKGQLIENPCDRCHGDGRVREQKNLTVSIPAGVDTGDRIRLSGEGEAGENGAPSGDLFVEVRVRKHAIFTREGDDLHCEMPISFVTACLGGELEVPTLSGRVNLTIPAETQTGKTFRLRGKGVKSVRSRSEGDLYCTVNIETPVKLSSKQKELLEEFGKTIEEGGNRHAPKEKGFFDSVKSFFDNL
- a CDS encoding lipoate--protein ligase → MYFVDNQNHYDASTNIALETYLVENRLVDEPILLFYINDPSIIIGRNQNTIEEINREYVGEHNINVVRRMSGGGAVYHDRGNLSFCFIKDDDGSFRDFNSFTRPVIEALHHMGVNGAELRGRNDLVIGDKKFSGNAMYVQKGRMTAHGTILYDSDLDVVTEALKPAQEKIISKGIKSIRSRVTNIKPHMNKKWQQISTEELRDQLLLYIFGVEKREDVKEYILTEEDWAAVEKIRAERFANYDWNYGRSPKFELQRRKKFDAGLVDIRLNVEKGHITDLKIYGDFFGLGNIADVEQALIGTAYERSHIEQALQGIDVQKYFGNISEEELVTLIY
- the dnaK gene encoding molecular chaperone DnaK; translated protein: MGKIIGIDLGTTNSCVAVMDGDKPRVIENAEGARTTPSIVAFTEDGEVLVGQPAKRQAVTNPKNTLYAIKRLIGRRFDEQAVQKDIDLVPYNIVKADNNDAWVEVNGKKMAPPEISARVLQKMKKTAEDYLGEKVTEAVITVPAYFNDSQRQATKDAGKIAGLEVKRIINEPTAAALAYGMDRKAEDAKIAVYDLGGGTFDISIIEIADLDGEHQFEVLSTNGDTFLGGEDFDGRIIDYLVAEFKKDSGIDLSKDSLALQRLKEAAEKAKIELSSSQQTEINLPYITADASGPKHLNIKLSRAKLESLVDELIQRTLEPCKMALKDAGLSSSDIKDVILVGGQTRMPKVQEAVKNFFGKEPRKDVNPDEAVAMGAAIQGGVLGGDVKDVLLLDVTPLSLGIETMGGVMTKLIEKNTTIPTNAEQVFSTAEDNQTAVTIHVLQGERQQASANKSLGRFDLTDIRPAPRGMPQIKVTFDIDANGILNVSAKDNETGKEQSIVIKANSGLSDEEVEQMVKDAEAHAEEDKRFQETVTAKNSAESMIHGVEKSLEDLGDDVSAEEREAAENAIKELREAIAANDLDAINSKTEALTEASGPVMQKAYTKMAQEQQGSESEAGAQSQQNDDVVDADFEEVKDKKDNQ